The Piliocolobus tephrosceles isolate RC106 chromosome 4, ASM277652v3, whole genome shotgun sequence genome contains the following window.
cctggtcttgaactcctgacctcaggtgatccacttgccttggcctcccaaagtgctgggattacaggcgtgagccatcgcacctggcaaaagtttattttataagtgATATAATCTGTGCTTTATAACAACAGAACCTTTAGGAATAATTtaggaaaaacaattatttttctcttttctgatctttgaatatattcaataaatatgttatgATATCTAGCAATTATCTGCAACttccaaaatcataccaaccatactAACACTGTAAGTATTTAATGCAGCACAAATTCAAGTgttgtttttttccaattttgacttttcaaatttaaatgcTATACATAGATATTTGGTTCCTTATATCAATGCCCATTAGGCTGGTGATATAAGGCTCACACACAttttctagaaatataaaaaatctaaatgagttgtatttttggaaaataaactcAAATGATTGGGTAATAGGGTCACAATTGTACCAGAAAAATGCTTTCTGACAAAATGATACTTTTCCCCCCACGTCAATCTAGATAATCAAGACTGGGCTACAGCCAAATTGTAGTGGAGCTGGCCCAAATATTCATAACTCTGTGTTCAGTGATGTCATATTAGTAGTTTGAAATTGGTCACAGTCGGAGTATTTATAccacagaaatcagcaaaagCTACCAATCAGAAGTTTCCCTCCTATTCTGAAGAGCCTTTAAATATTTGCCAGCATCACTTCACTGGCAATAGCCATTACTGTTTCAAAATACCATTCAACTCTTCATTGTTCATAAGAATCTTATTTGAAGATCTAAACGGTTGGGTATTTTCTGTGTGAATCTGTCCTCgaaaaagatttaaatgtttcTCATTCATTTACAGTAATGGAAATGTTAGACTTTCACTGTGAAGGCCTTATGTGAGACCTTCCCCAAAGAGAGTTCTTCCTTTTGTATCAGCTGTATTCTATTCCAAATAAACTTATAATTCAatcttttagagatagggtcctgctatgttccctaggctggagtacagtggcataatcataccTTACTGTACCCTCATATtactgggctcaggcaatcctcccacctcagcctccccagtagttgggaatacaggcatgtaccactatatCCAACTAAAATTTGGATTGTTATTTGAAAAACTGGtatcctattttttaaaactcaatctATGCTTACGAAGCAAAATACGTGGAGTTTAAATAGAACCTAACAGATTATAGTTCTCTGTCATAAAGTCTATGTGGTTTAATGATAaaaggttaatttaaaaattttgaaaagtacaaaataaacaattttattagATGTActcatttatttgacatattaaaTTAGACAAAGAAATACATACGTAACCAGATAAAAACAATCACATTCTCACACTACTTGAACACACAGCAGTGGTCAAAAATAATGGATTGTAAAATGGACCCCAGGATTCAATGCAAAAACCATCCCATACAAGAAAAGTTTCAGGCTTCTAACTTCACTGAATCCAGTACTAAACGTGCTTCTTTATATTCCTCAGTTTCTTCCAAGTCTTTTTCACATtcctaaaatgaaatacaataaaaactaaGTTTATCTTTTTCAAGATTCAGTACTTTTTTACTCAAATATTACAAACCATTAAtgtaaataactaaaaaattaaaagtaaaaaatcccAAGCCTCATCTAAACATACTGTAATTCCACAGGTTTCCCACATACTGCTCCTTCTTtacaaggaaaggaagaaaaaactggTGCTTTTGCTTCACTGTATATATTCTCATATAATAAGTGAATAACACAGCCTTCTAAAGCTACCAGcattaagtaaattaaataaaaacctcAGAAAagtttattctcattttgttgaCCCATCATTATCATacgaaagagaaaagtaaaaagcaagatTTACTAACATATTCCATATATGACAGCATTCAGGCCAAAATAATCCACCAACTATTCCCAATGACAAAGAAGGCTTTCAATGTCACAACAGAGTTAAATATAATCTCTGAATTCAACAAATGAATTGCTTGCTTGCTAATGAGTATTACATACCCTAcactaaaggaaacaaaatacatCTTTCATTTTCTGATATTTAAAGATTGAGTTTTTCCATAATACTGATATACAGGCAACTTTTACTAATGTATTGTAATgataacagaaaaatgaaataatatcatcTAAATTACTCTACACAGgaaattttgtttgatttttacatGAAGCTATCTATGGTTAGCAAtttatttcatgtcaataaaagATGGAGATATACAAACAGAGTAGAGGAAATaaagtatgtgtgtatttaatatGCAAACTGAAAGCAAAAGGACTGAGAATTTGCTTAGCTCAAACTATAGGTAAGAATTTCTTAAACTTCCATGTTATACCTTAAACACATCTTTGTTCTCTGTTAGTAAAtataagctctttgagggcagagaTATTGTTGAATACATCCTCACAAACAAATATGTCATCCAAAGacgttattattattttggtatttatgttagtagagacgggatttcaccatgttggtcaggctggtcttcaactcctgacctcgtgatccacccgcctcggcctcccaaatggctgggattacaggcatcagccaccgcgcccggtggccgacattatttttttcaagcaaTTTCTATTACTTTCTCAGCTACTAGATTCATGagagaaaaaagcatttaaactgttaagaaatacaaatgatgcTTCCTATCTCAGTTAGTATTTTAACAGTTATTATTTCCTGCTTTATTTACCTTCTGTATCATAAGGCATTTATACCAGCAAGTATAAGTGTTATTCAGCTCCAAGTTATTATGAGGGGACTACCTAGATTACCAGTTTTTCCCCCCCTCTCAAACTGATTTAGGTTTGAATGTGAAAGAATTCCAGATCCTTTTATTAAGAGCCCAAATTCTTTTGAAACattagatcttttaaaattttaatcagtcAACTCATCCTCAATGTCTCAAAAGATCTTTATGTGTGAAAACCAAATAATCAAGACCTTGCTGGACAATACTGGTACTATCATAACTTAAATAAACTTAGCTAAATTTTAATGAATTGAACAAACATGTTAGAAAACAATACTTTTACTGGAGGCATAATTCAAAACACAATTTAAActccattaattattttaaaatatagtggtATAAAGGGCAAGTGAACAAGAAATACTGCCGACTAGTTCTCAgtgttaaatatttaaacttttggCTTTCCATGTATtggattgaaaaaaattttttttaacatatgacACAGAAGTCTTTACTTACTAATATCTGTTGAAGATCCAAATATGCGGCTTCCAACCTGCGCTGGCAATCTGGGATCATCATCCGGGATTCTTGTAGGATCTCTACCTAGAATGAGAATCTCTGTGAGATGTTCAGAGATGGCAAAACTTGTATGTGTTTAGCTCATATCTTGGTAAATATATCCTTATTAACAGGAATCAGAAAAAAGTTATGGTTATGTTAAATAGTTCAATATTTTAACTTAAACTGTGTTTATTAGAAGTTAGAaagaaaggctgggcacggtggctcatgtgtgtaatcccagcacttcgggaggctgaggcaggtagatcacctgaagtcaggagttcgagaccagcctgaccaacatggagaaaccctgtctctactaaaaatacaaaattagctgagtatggtggcgcatgcctgtaatcccagctacttgcagaggctgcgatgagctgagattgcaccattgcactccagcctgggcaacaagagtgaaactccatctcaattgaaaaaaaaaaaaaaggttagaaaaGCAAGACTATCATACTGTAAAATCTACAAAGTACAAGTTTTAGAACTAAATCTTTTTGGTAATCACCTTCTCATGCTAAGTAAAAGTTAACTGCAAAAGCTTTTCAtagagcatttattttaaaaggctatttaaaataaactatttcgCCTGCTGTCACAAAGCACCTTTATCCAAAATGGGATCAGCTGGTTATATAAATATCTCCTGCATCTTTtgagtaataaagaaaaacagtgttcaGATAATATCACATGGAGATAATTACTGCATGAAAAAAGTTATTGAGTTATTGATCACATAGTGTGCACACTGCAGGAGGTTCACACTGAAAGAGAgaggtaaagaaaaatgaaaagcaaagaccAGCAGGTTCATATTTTTGATGCTTATCATGCATAAAAAGTTATTACTTATCCTCGTGCTTCATTTTAGGAGAGAGATTATTCTCCCCATGCAATGTGAGCCAAATTACCAATGTGGCACCCCTCTGAATCTAAACTTCTTGCCTATTCCTCCTGATGACAGACACTACAGAATTAAACACAGAAATATGTATTCCAGAGGATATTTCTGGACATACAATTCATCATTCAAAACTGGACTATAACACAtcaaatcataaaagaaaaaaatcaaatcaatgaCAGGGAAACCCAATTGATAAGAGTAAATAAGTTGGACTTAGTCCACATGTTGGACTTCAAATAGGGCTTTTTCTTAGAGTAGTAGTAAGCTTTATTTCCTTAAACtattctcagaaagaaacataGAGCTCATCTAAACatttatttccagaaaataatGTTTGGTCAAATACCTTTAAAGAAATGGGTAGAAAATCTGAGCTTTTTACTAAGGAGATTATCAAgctcacataaaataaaaagtaatgatataatttaaatggcaataatattgtattttaatagaaactTTAAGTCCCAGTACCGTCTTCCTTTCCCAAATAGCTTTGTCAGAGctcatattgaaaataaaaatctgaagaaGTTCTTTATTCACATCTATGTTCTCAGGTGGAAATGTATTGTTGAACTTAAGCCTCTTTTACTAATAAAGCACAGgttgaaaatttcaaacataacaTCATCATTTTATTTCAGAGCTAATCATACTATGACTACACATTTAACCACtgccattaaattatttttgtgtatctGGTTAGTTTGAATACATGTGAAAAACCAGTGACAGGAACATTTCATACTGGATTTTTCCTACTTCCTTTCCTAAGGAATTCCCTTCAGAATGGTTACAGGAATTAAACAAGATGAAATGAATAGGTCAAATCCATGACAAGTCACTATATGTGtttgtaaaaaaatattttctaagcttTAGCCACCAAAAAAATCTTTAAGCAATGCCATCCAAAAATAACTTTctattcattaaaattatatctGTTATTACAGACCAAGAATCCTCAATCTATCAAAACAGGACTCCGACTTACACAGGGCCAAAGCTCAGGCTCTCCCATACACTACCCCAATTCATTCAATAAGTTTACTATACGTCTTCAGGATGCCAGGTactggggatacaaagatgaaaaagaaaaggtctCTGTCCTCCAATCCATAAGTCTAGGTGTattaacatgaaaataaacatttgagaTTGCTTCAAGAAGCTCATGCCACAGAGAGCCAAAGGAACACAGTGATGACTATGATTTGGAATCCACAAACCACAGCTTCATCAAAGCCATAAATCATATATTTAACCTTTGGACACTGAATTGCAACTGTCTGGCATAATTTAAAACACAGTATATGAGGTGTGATTATATATGTAAAGATACCCCCCAAAACACCTAAACTTAATTAAATGAATATCTTTCAAAGGGTTTCCCTTGGGAGGTGGTACTCAAATTAACTGTCCTCTGTTTACAATATCTGAATCAACTGTCAGTTTATTCTAATGTTGACTATGATAAGTCTGAGCTTAATTCAGGATCTTGGCACAGACTGGGAGATGCAAAGAACCTTAAAGGAACAAACACAACAGGATGTGGTACTGACTGATGtctaattacttttaaaacaagTTATGGTTTTATATGGGGTACTTGTTTGGTAAAATGGAAGTTGGGAGTTAGTTTAGCAAGGTTCAGGTATTATGAATAAATGGCTGAACCTAAAATCTAGTCAATTTCCTTTAGAGTCAAACATATgtaaattggaaaggaaatacCCCAATGGGCAGATCTTCATTTCTGTCAGAAAGAAGAGCTCTGTGAAATAATCTGGCCAATGTCAATCCAGCTCTTAGGTTATTGCTTGATTGTGATGAGGTTTCCAGCTTCTTTAAGGATCCAGATCATCCATCAGAAGCTGGCTATACCTATAGCTATAATAATCAATAGATACTCTAATATTGGCTACCTCTGAAACCAATGGCATTAGTTTGCCAGGCTGGGCTCTAGAGTAATCCAGAGATTACTGGAATAATGGTTAAGTGTTTCCTTTAGATGGTGGTAAAATGGTAATGTACTCACTTCTCAGGAAAACTATTTGACTTGTATTTTATGGTTATTGCCAAATGAATAAGATTGTAAGAAGAATCTTAAGTCAAAAAAAAATGATCTTTGGGCCCTTAGGCTCTAATGTATCAATAAATTACTTTAAGTGTAAATATACtagttaaaaggcagagattcaTGGATTGGACCCAATAacatgctgtctacaagaaactcacttcaaacataataaaataaaaaataaaaggatgggaaaaaataaatttaaaaaagcagggctaggcatggtggctcattcctatataatcccagcacttaaggaggccaaggcaggaagattgcttgaggtcagcagtttgcaaccagcctgggcaacacagtgaaactctgtgtacaaaaaataaaaatgaggtgagtgtggtggcacatgcctgtagttctagctactcaagaggctgagacaggaggattacttgagcccaggagctgggaggttacaatgagctatgatcgtgacaatgtactccagcctaggcaaaagagtgagaccttgcctctaaaaagccaaaaaatcaGGAGTGGCTAAACTTAATACCAGATGAAGTAAACttcaaagcaaaataattatCACAGACAAGAAGGGATGTTACATTATCATAAAATTATCAATCTACCAAGAAAATATAGTGATCTTAGATGTGCATGCATTAAACAACAgagttttaaaacatgtaaaaccaAAACTGATAGCgctgaaaggaaaaacagacaaatccataTACATAAGCTGGGGATTTCAATACCCCCCTCTCAGCAACTGATAGAAATATTAGATGAAAATCAGTAAAGGTATAAAAGAACTGAACAACATCAACACACAAGGTGTAACTGACTTTTATAGAACACTCTActtcagaaagaaaggagaatacAATGTTGTAATAAGGAGAATACAAGTACTTTTCAAGTATCcatgaaatatttactgaagtAAGCCATATTCTGGAtcaaaaaacccaaacaatagcaaaaatcccaacaaatttaaaagaactgaaatcctACATAATACATTATCTGACTATAAtggtataaaattagaaatcataacagaaaggaaaatccctacttagaaattaaacaacatacatGTAAGGAGCCCatgggccaaaaaaaaaagtctcaagtaaagacatatataaatggaaatgaaaatataatatgtCAAATTTTACGGGATGCAGCTAAAGCGGTGTCTgttgggaaatttatagcactaaatgctcacattaataaaaaggaaaggtcTGAAATTAATaatcttgttttaatttaaataagtTCTTGTttcaagaagctagaaaaagagcaaaataaacctaaaacaagcagaaggaaggaaataatatataagagcagaaatcaatgaaattaaaaacagaaaagcaatagaCAAAACtgtatgaaacaaaaagctggttttggctaggtgccatggctcacgcctataatcctaacactttgggaggtcggggcagccagatcgcttgagcccaggaatttgagaccagcctgggcaacatggcaagaccccatctctatgaaaaattagccaggcgtggtgacacacatctgtagtcccagctactt
Protein-coding sequences here:
- the TBCA gene encoding tubulin-specific chaperone A, producing MAEPRVRQIKIKTGVVKRLVKEKVMYEKEAKQQEEKIEKMRAEDGENYDIKKQVEILQESRMMIPDCQRRLEAAYLDLQQILECEKDLEETEEYKEARLVLDSVKLEA